From the Prunus dulcis chromosome 4, ALMONDv2, whole genome shotgun sequence genome, one window contains:
- the LOC117624770 gene encoding vacuolar protein sorting-associated protein 22 homolog 1 encodes MFGKLISCLSVLPLSSTPLKTIEVGRRRRTRMRRRPGIGGLQTAAAARDQYRLLGENVAKIRTDLMKEQLTTFRTQLEDFARKHKNDIRKNPAFRSQFHNMCTKVGVDPLASNKGFWAELLGIGDFYYELGVQIVDICLATRPHNGGLINLQELCNLLRQRRRSDREAVSEDDCLRAISKLKVLGNGFEVISVGKRKLVRSVPTELNKDHNEILELAQAQGFVTVVEVERRLSWTTGRAIDAFDTLLDEGLAMIDDGHKDGIRRYWFPCVSSISTPGGADT; translated from the exons ATGTTTGGAAAACTTATTAGTTGCCTTTCCGTACTTCCCCTTTCCTCAACTCCATTGAAGACCATTGAAGTGGGTCgcagaagaagaacaagaatgAGGAGGCGACCTGGAATTGGCGGCTTGCAGACAGCCGCTGCTGCTAGG GACCAATATCGGTTGTTAGGCGAGAATGTTGCCAAGATCAGAACCGATCTCATGAAGGAACAGCTTACCACTTTTCGAACCCAGTTGGAAGATTTCGCTCGAAAACACAAG AATGATATTCGCAAGAACCCTGCTTTCAGATCACAATTTCATAACATGTGCACTAAGGTTGGAGTAGATCCCTTGGCCTCCAACAAGGGTTTCTGGGCAGAGCTCTTGGGGATTGGTGACTTCTATTATGAACTTG GGGTGCAAATTGTTGACATTTGCTTGGCAACAAGACCCCACAATGGAGGTTTGATCAACCTGCAAGAACTCTGCAATCTGCTTCGTCAGAGGCGAAGGAGTGACCGTGAAGCTGTGTCTGAGGATGATTGCCTGCGTGCTATAAGTAAACTGAAG GTATTGGGCAATGGTTTTGAGGTGATTTCTGTTGGAAAGCGAAAGCTTGTTCGTTCTGTTCCAACTGAGTTGAACAAAGACCATAATGAAATTTTAGAGCTAGCCCAG GCTCAAGGATTTGTGACTGTTGTTGAGGTAGAGAGACGGCTATCTTGGACCACTGGTCGTGCAATTGATGCCTTCGACACTTTACTAGAT GAGGGTCTTGCAATGATTGATGATGGCCACAAAGATGGTATTCGCCGATATTGGTTCCCTTGTGTATCTTCCATCTCGACTCCAGGAGGAGCTGACACCTAA
- the LOC117625430 gene encoding fatty acid desaturase 4, chloroplastic-like: protein MYILNDPSLLSTWSHRAWVACGCTMVLVSLAKSIIGVANSHIWLEPILAGLVGYVLADLGSGIYHWGIDNYGSALTPIVGAQIEAFQGYNKWPWTITRRQFANNLHVVARVVTFMVLPIDVVCDDPIVHGLVAVCSGSIMFCQQFHAWAHSTKSQLPPVVVALQDLGILVSRSQHAAHHWKPYNNNHCIASGVWNGFLDKHKVFEALEMLFLKQGVRPKSWSEPTSEWTEETESSRKR from the exons ATGTATATt CTCAATGACCCAAGTTTGCTATCAACATGGTCTCATCGTGCGTGGGTTGCATGTGGCTGCACCATGGTGCTAGTTTCTCTAGCCAAGTCCATAATTGGTGTAGCCAATTCACACATATGGCTCGAACCCATTTTAGCAGGCTTGGTGGGCTATGTGTTGGCTGACCTTGGGTCCGGAATTTACCACTGGGGTATTGACAATTACGGTAGCGCATTAACCCCAATTGTTGGCGCCCAAATTGAGGCATTTCAAGGTTACAACAAGTGGCCATGGACAATAACCAGGCGTCAATTTGCTAACAATTTACATGTTGTGGCTCGTGTTGTGACTTTCATGGTGCTTCCTATAGACGTCGTTTGTGATGATCCAATTGTTCATGGGTTAGTTGCAGTGTGCTCAGGTTCCATTATGTTTTGCCAACAATTTCATGCTTGGGCTCACAGCACGAAGAGCCAGTTGCCGCCAGTAGTCGTGGCACTGCAAGACTTGGGAATCTTGGTATCGCGGTCGCAGCATGCGGCGCACCACTGGAAGCCTTACAACAACAATCACTGCATTGCGAGTGGAGTCTGGAATGGGTTTCTGGATAAGCATAAGGTTTTTGAGGCATTggagatgttatttttgaagCAAGGGGTGCGCCCCAAGTCTTGGAGCGAGCCTACATCTGAATGGACAGAAGAAACTGAGAGTTCCCGAAAGAGATGA
- the LOC117624769 gene encoding F-box protein CPR1-like, protein MSDYFPKDIIQEILQRLPTKCLIKCTLVCKPWRSLIQSPSFIHSHLRRTIHSNNQDAAVGLLLLRAFAGNENSALYSLRWDNSETGEHSKLVNPYPYIKEAIFSPSERVVVRDFHVVGACNGLVCLAVDFAYVGSQTIIWNPSVRKFVTLPRRGVSLSKTGKHRASYAFGYDSRTNDYKVLRSTSNRYGKTPCEVEIWSLLRGSWKSLSAAVVPEDFMFGVYNNGNVVPGNFGPVDKHAFVNGALHWVQRRTVGEDKFILWFHMGSELFGEIMMPEGLTRERCFVLRYEESLALLKSEELQGNCSKFDIWVMKEHGVVESWTKLFTVHLQRHMLEPFCFTRSGELVFKMCGSGRRLLKVDLKTEEFKYFGIDGYMCHFMDSFVESLVLLGQANAISY, encoded by the coding sequence ATGTCTGACTATTTTCCAAAGGATATCATACAGGAAATCCTCCAGAGGTTGCCCACCAAGTGTTTGATCAAATGCACCTTAGTGTGCAAGCCATGGAGGTCTCTGATTCAAAGCCCTAGCTTCATCCACAGCCACCTCCGCCGCACAATCCATTCCAACAACCAGGACGCAGCCGTTGGCCTCCTTCTGCTGAGGGCTTTCGCCGGCAACGAAAACAGCGCGCTTTACTCCTTGCGTTGGGATAACTCTGAAACCGGTGAGCATTCCAAGCTTGTAAATCCTTACCCTTACATTAAAGAAGCTATTTTCTCCCCAAGTGAAAGAGTTGTAGTTCGGGACTTCCATGTGGTAGGAGCTTGTAATGGGCTCGTATGCCTTGCTGTTGACTTTGCCTATGTTGGTTCCCAAACAATCATTTGGAACCCTTCTGTTAGAAAGTTTGTAACTTTGCCTAGGCGTGGTGTTTCACTGAGCAAAACTGGTAAGCATAGAGCAAGCTATGCTTTTGGGTATGATTCGCGTACCAATGACTATAAAGTTTTGAGAAGTACGAGTAATAGGTACGGGAAAACCCCATGTGAGGTTGAGATTTGGTCGTTACTCAGGGGCTCCTGGAAGAGTCTTAGTGCTGCTGTTGTTCCAGAAGATTTCATGTTTGGAGTTTATAATAATGGTAATGTTGTTCCTGGGAATTTTGGGCCTGTAGATAAACATGCTTTTGTCAATGGTGCTCTTCACTGGGTTCAACGCCGTACTGTAGGGGAGGACAAATTCATTTTGTGGTTTCATATGGGCAGTGAATTATTTGGAGAGATAATGATGCCTGAAGGTTTGACAAGAGAGCGTTGCTTTGTTTTAAGGTACGAGGAGTCCCTTGCCTTGTTAAAGAGTGAAGAACTACAGGGAAATTGTTCTAAATTCGACATTTGGGTGATGAAAGAGCATGGTGTGGTGGAATCGTGGACTAAATTATTTACCGTACACCTGCAACGCCATATGTTGGAGCCATTTTGTTTTACAAGGAGCGGTGAACTAGTGTTCAAAATGTGTGGAAGTGGTCGACGGCTGCTAAAGGTGGATCTTAAGACGGAAGAGTTTAAATATTTTGGAATTGATGGATATATGtgtcacttcatggattcttttgTGGAGAGCCTTGTCTTACTTGGCCAAGCCAATGCTATTTCTTACTGA
- the LOC117624771 gene encoding fatty acid desaturase 4, chloroplastic-like has product MSILTQAKFHPSLKHQLHTSHSPILRTAVHCSATTTTKPKPNPKKLVLEPQIRRLEPPPPLLPNPTRPQLNDPSLLSTWSHRAWVASGCTTVLVSLAKSITSAANSHMWAEPILAGLVGYVLADLGSGVYHWGIDNYGGASTPIFGAQIEAFQGHHKWPWTITRREFANNLHALARVVTFIVLPIDLVCDDPIVNGFVAVCSGSIMFSQQFHAWAHGTKSRLPPLVVALQDFGVLVSRSQHSAHHREPYNNNYCIVSGVWNEFLDKHKVFEALEMILFFKQGVRPRSWSEPSSEWTEETETTSKLTAQ; this is encoded by the coding sequence ATGTCTATCTTAACTCAAGCCAAGTTCCACCCAAGTCTCAAACACCAACTCCACACAAGCCACTCTCCAATCCTCCGCACAGCTGTGCATTGTtctgccaccaccaccaccaagcccaagcccaaccccaaaaagcTAGTCCTCGAACCACAGATACGGCGGCTCGAGCCCCCACCCCCCCTCCTCCCGAACCCCACCCGCCCCCAGCTCAACGACCCAAGTTTGCTCTCAACATGGTCTCACCGTGCATGGGTGGCAAGTGGGTGCACAACAGTTCTAGTTTCCTTAGCCAAGTCCATAACTAGTGCAGCCAATTCACACATGTGGGCTGAGCCCATTTTAGCTGGCCTGGTTGGATATGTGCTGGCTGATCTTGGCTCCGGAGTCTACCATTGGGGCATAGATAATTACGGTGGAGCCTCAACTCCAATTTTTGGTGCCCAAATTGAGGCATTTCAAGGGCACCACAAGTGGCCTTGGACAATCACCAGGCGAGAATTTGCCAACAATCTGCACGCCCTTGCTCGTGTTGTGACTTTCATAGTGCTCCCCATAGACCTCGTTTGTGATGATCCAATTGTTAATGGGTTTGTTGCAGTGTGCTCAGGCTCCATTATGTTTAGCCAACAGTTTCATGCTTGGGCGCATGGCACAAAGAGCAGGCTCCCTCCATTGGTGGTGGCATTGCAGGATTTTGGCGTCTTGGTGTCCCGGTCGCAGCATTCAGCGCATCACCGGGAGCCTTACAACAACAATTACTGCATTGTGAGTGGAGTTTGGAATGAGTTCTTGGATAAGCACAAGGTTTTTGAGGCATTGGAGATGATCTTGTTTTTTAAGCAAGGGGTGAGGCCTAGGTCTTGGAGTGAGCCTAGCTCTGAATGGACTGAAGAGACTGAGACCACTTCTAAACTTACAGCCCAATGA